CTTTGAATCATATACAACGACATATAAAAAAGGGTGTAGTTTTGACAGTTTTACTCATGTTGCAAGACCGGACTTTCGTTATCATCTGATAGTCATGGATTTTATGTTTGCTTCTCAGTACATATTactatattaatatataacAAACGACAGAAGACTGTCTCATCTCATATTTATCTAAGTTTCATATTAAAATCTGTATTTTGCTCTCTTATTTGAGTCTACcactatttgaaaaaaaaataaatcataAAACTCATTTACTTTTAGAACATGAGCGAAAATCAAAACCATTACCAATTTGATGTCGTAATGACATGTTCCGGATGTTCTAGCGCTGTTGAACGTGTGCTGAAGAAACTTGAACCAGATGTCTCCCACATTGATATATCCTTACCACAACAAACTGTGGATGTATATACCACATTGCCATACGAAACCATCCTtgaaaagatcaaaaagACAGGTAAAGAGGTCAAATCTGGAACCACTCTTTAGATGAATTAATCTAAAATATCAAGTTGAAGATTGGTAAATGGAACATCAAATAATTACCGAAGGTTGACTATCATTGTTCTATCCCAATCGATAATTTGAGATAGCATCGGCAAAACACTAGGGCTTTTTCTGAGTTAGATGTCACTTgaaaaattgcaaaaaatccaaaaatgTTACGATGCTtttatgcgatgagctaatTGATTTGTCAGGAACCCAATATAAAGCTATCCATTTGAATCAGTAAGTATTTTGTAactttaataaatattccTTTGTAAGAAACACCATCAACTCTCGTTCAGTTCCAAattcattatttattaCTTCATCATTAAATTATTCAGCTGATAATCATGAATACTGATGAATTACTATTCTTAGAGGAACAGTTCTATCAAGAAGGTTATGAAGAAGGCAGAAAtgaaaacttgaagaacaattTAATAGAAGGTAAAGAGTTTGGGTTACAAGTTggatttcaaagatttgTGTTACTAGGTCAAATGGTTGGGATGTGTGATGTCCTTGATTCTTTACAGTTGAAGAATAATTCGTTATTTAAGAACATCGCAAATGTCAGAGAGCTGATCAGCTCTATCGAGCTTAACAACAAAGAGGAGAATGTTGAAAGTTTAGAAAAGACTCTAGTGAAATTAAAGAATAAATTTAGATTGATTTTACTTTCATTCCAGAGGGAATTTAAACACAACGATCGCAAGCCtatcaattttgataattttgaagaCTTGTCAAGAGCAATTGCAGGAGAAATCAAAGGGTTTgttgaggatgaagatgcTACAGACGCTAAGACGACTCAAGACCAGGCACAGGCTTGGTagatttatttattatcgATATTCATTCTAGGGAACCGGATTTCTAAACTTTCTTAAATGGCGAGTCCATTTATGAATCTTCAGAATCCACCCAATATCGCGGATCTTCATATCgaatattataaaataaaacgAAATGGacatatttattattatatggAACTGTGCTATATGTTCTGATAATTTAATCATGGACACCACTGAAATATTCCGATATATCAAAACTTACAGAACTTGCAATTTCAGAAATGATTTCCCAAGGTATATTTACTCtccattttattttatttcccAAAACGTCAAGATTTTTTGAACTACTGCAAGTTATTAGTTTCAAGGAAAATAACTCAGCTAAATTCTGGAATACCTCAACATTAGATTTCATGAGATCATCAACTTTTAAGGCTGCTAATGAACCCTTAGGAACTTCTATTTCGAGGGGGTATATTGACTGGAATATGGCCAGTAACCTCTCGatgtaaaaaaaagacgGTTGTAGATATCTTGGATTTTGTTCCTTCTTCTTGCGTTTGCTATTCGCAGCCTTGCTTCCTCgctttgaaaatattccTATATCAAATTTAGTTTCAATGTAGGAACAAAAATATGCTGCAATaagaagatattttgatatgtTGGATAGCTCATATGTTTGTGTCATTGCAGTATCTGAGTAATCCTCATAGGTGTCGTTAAAGTCATTTTTTAGACTATCATCAGTTGTTATGAATAATCTAACATTGGCACGATAGAGTGCCAATGGATCTAGAATATTATTCTTATCgagatttttcaaatatagtGGCCATTTAAAGTCTATCAAATCATTTAGTGCGTATATGTCATTCCCTGTATAAGAGTGAAAAGCTTGAACAATTAATTGTATAAAATTAACCGCCACCTTTTCTAAAGATTCGTTAGTATATTCACATTCATCTAAAAGCTCTAATTGCATGACAAGGAACGAACTTCCAACTAGTTCTTGTGCTCTAGTCagaattaaaatttttattatttcatcTAAGTTATACCTAGGAAAAACAACCATAGGAATTGCATTGCTGCTATATCTATTAACAAAATTCAAATCTCGTACGGTGTAGATGGATTTCATAACAATTGCATTGTCATTAGGAAGAAGTTCATGAAGTTTAAGTAATTTGTACAATATTTGGGAGTCTAAATCTTGTAAACTATCAAATCCATCATAGACAATATATAACGGTATCTTTTCTGGTAGTTCCTTGTAATGACTGAACAgctttattaaatatttcacCAAAAAGGAAGGTTCCTCTACAGCCATTGGATCGTATTCTTTATCCTGAAGTCCAGGATATTTTTGCATCAGTCTTTGTTGCGTAGACCTAGCTATCGCTTGAAATAGAGGCTTCCAGGATACAACTTCAATTGGATCCAGCCATACATTAATAATATCTGGCTTCAACTCAAAAACTTTCCTCAAGGTTAGTGTCTTACCAGTCCCGCTATATCCTTGTAGGATTAAATTCGGGGTTGTTAATGTTGAATCCACATCAATCAAGGAATCAAGCAATTCCAATTGATAATCCCTAAACAAAACTACCAAGTTAGACTTACTCATTGAATTCCATACAGTATTACACTTTCTTATTTTAGTTGACCAAGCTTAGTTTAATCGTGAATCAACCTCTTGTTGGTGTTTCCTGTAATATACCTACTCATCGCAgaacattttttttagcagTTTGTTTCGCGAAGTCcataatttttcatttaataAAGACTGGTTAATCATATACcaaaaaatagtatataaataataaacattaaaatatatgCTGAATGCACTCTATGAGTATTTGTTATATAGATGCtgtttatattattttcattattgattttttttgtctaaTATTAAGTTAGAAAAGTAAAAGTTGCGGTCTCGACAATGTTCCATCAATATAGCGACTCTAAAGCATTTTTCACAAGACTGTAGTTATAAAACTCTGCGACTTGTTTGTAAATTTTAACAATGTTGCTTAGTTTTTCTGGTTTAGTCGTACATACCCAATTACCTGAGCAGTTACAATTGGTGCTCATCAAATCGCGTTTTACTGTATGACACTTTTCACACCTTAAATCCTGAGTGATATATGTCTGATATTCAATGGCTAAGTTCTGAATCATATGCTCTTGCAATAAAGAATCATTAATACTCTTATCACATCTAGGGCATTGAAATTTACCGTCAAGTCCATCACGACATAGATCCAGGTCAGACACATAGGAGCAATACTCACACAATATACCATTGATTACCAAAGAATCGGACGGGTTTTGGAATTCAGCCTCTTTTGCAAACTCTCGGATCTctaaaaatttcaaaacttcttttcttaGTTGCCTAACCTCTAATGTAGTACTCTTTGATAACAATAGTATTTGGAATAAACTCTTTATAAATTCCAGAAGAGGATCATCCATTTTTATATGGGAGCCAGGAAGAATAGGAAATGCATAGTCTTCTGAAAATCCGGGATCCAAAATAAATTCACGCTGGTTGCGGAATAGTTTGTTGACTCTTTGAAGTAAAGGTTTACCAATTTCCTTTGAAAACGATGATAGTGGAGAAATATCTTCTGTATCTGATTGAGGTGTCAAACCAGTCACTATTTGAGTTGCCCTTTGAGTTCCATATGATGATTCTAAAAATGCTCTTTTAGTTTTCACCATACTATCCAAAATAATCATGGCCCAATCTTCAAATTCTGATTGATAGATTCTAGGTAAGTAATACTTGATTTGCCAATTAGAATAAGCCGTATAATCTTGCTTTTCACGTTCCTCTATTTGGGAACATGACAAGCCACTAAAGTTATATTTATCCATCCATATAAGTAGGTCCCAGTAGCGTTCAATGTTTAGATCAAGATAGGTAAACATTGGATTAGATCTGATGGATTTGATCATGTAGTGGCTATAGGCATAACAAGTTTCTGGtgatattttgttggtCTTAATTAATAGCCGGTTCCTATCGGCAGACACTATAAATGAGCCAAGCTCATTAAACTCattcatcaattgaaaGAGTGACTTTTTTGTCAAGTTATGAATGTGATATCTTAACGAACCATCGAACAGTTTTGAATCAGTGCTGTAAACCCAGCTTACCAAAGAATTGACTAATAAATCTGCagtgatatttttttcaagtgCTCTATCCCACCATTCTTTCAGCAACGACTTCAAGACCGCCAGGGCATCATGGGAAAATGAGTCTTGGACAATTCCTTGATTATTTCCAACTGGCTTATCCGAAACGTCTACAGTATTCATGTCTACCAAATCGCTACCTTCGGCCTCATTTATGAGTGTGGAGCATAAAATCGTATTAACGACTAAATTCTCAATTGACacttcaagaacaacattATCATAAACATCTGGCACATTGATGTTGGGAAAATCAAGATCATTCATGATCCAGGAGGTATTTTGATCAAAATCATTTTCCATACCACCGTGATCAGGTAATGGTGATTGCTCATTCCACCACAATATGATATTATCCAATTTCAGTCTTCTCGCATAAATGACATCAATAACAAAGTCCATCTTTTCTAAGTTTATGTTACATATTGGAACATTGCTATGTTGTGACAGTGAAACCAAATGAGAGACCCAATAACTTGTGGAGATAATATAAGAGCACAGTTTATTGATCATCACATTTTGCCAATTTAATTGTGGTAATGCTAAAATATTCATAGACAATTCAATAATAGGGATTTGAGTGGAGTATCTaatattcttcttgattAAACTGGGGAAAGGACTTTGCATCAAAAGGAGAACCTGTTGTCCCTTCTGTTCCTTTATCATAGCAAATTCTTGATTAATTGCTTTgaataatttctttttgtcaGTGTAATGATTGCTATTCATATCCACATTATCAGATAAGTTGATATACTTGTTAAATTTGGTAATTCTATCCTTCCTCTTATGGTATTGCTCCTTAAAAATACCAATAATAGTACTTTCTAGTAACTCTTGTGCGTTATTTGACGGCTTCTTTACAAATATGCTTAGTTTATTCTCCCACGACCTGAAAATTACAAAGAATTCATAGTCAATATTAGTATCGATATGCAATAAATAACACACATTCAAGTCAAAATGTGATAAATATCTGTCATTTCCAACACTTGTGAGATCCTTCAAATGAAAACCATCTTGTAAACTCTTACCTAGGCTACCAACCTTTTTAGATTTGAATGAGATTGTTGTCCCTAAATCCATTAACGCTTTCTGGGCAGGACTAATATGTGATTCATAAATACCCAAAACACTCTCATCATTCAAAACACTACCGCTATCCTCTAATTCATCTAGATATACTTGTTCCGATAGAGTTAGTTTAAACAGCGGACTGGCTGAATCGTTGTTTATACGTGCGTCGTTTGGCAAAATCGCATTAGATCTCTCAACTTCacaatttttaattttttttagagGAACGGAGTCAGTTTTGAAGTTAATATAAAGTGTTCTAGGAACATATATCTTTAAAACTTGAACTTTGCCATTAATAATCACATAAGCATCAACTGCACCTGCTTCATAATTGTCTCTATACTGCAAAACCTCCCAAGACCCATTAGCAAACATTTCCGCCTGCTTCCTAATCATGCTACCCAAAACTGATCTTGAATTTGTTTCACCTGATTTACCGAATAGTTGAGTTCTCCGAATACGATCTCTGCGTTGGattttccattttattttctggtAGCTCAACCATGAGACATAATCTTCCTCCATAGATGGCATTGTTGCAGGAAGCACTAAAGATTCCTCGTCATTCTTTTGGACATCACGAttccttttgtttttatttctagAAGTAACTTTAGCCAATTTAATTCTTTTTATGTCGTCATCCTCATGAAATAATTCCTCAATATCTTTTATCCTCCTGTTTTGTGGCTCCTGCGAACTTTTGCTCAAAAATCTTTCCAGTTTTGACTGCTTAAACTTATCTTCTTTCACAGCAATCCTTCTTTTCAACCAATCTGGATGCTCGACCCTTGGTACAGGATTGGGAACATTTTGTAAAGCGGCAGGTATCGTAATGATTTTTTGAATCACAGACGCTAATCTTTCTCTATAATACCCCCAATCTAAAATTGTAcgaatatcaaaattatctAATGAATGATCCATGGTCCATCTTCTTAAAAATGATCTTTTCACATTAATATCTGATGAAAATATAGCCACAGGAATAGCTCTTTCCGTAACCGGTGCACCATGGGGCTTTGAGCTAATGATGTACTTACATTGTAAACCCTTATCCTTTACCATATCTTCACCCAAAAATTCACCCAATCTCTTAGCAGTAGTGATGGATGTAGATTTCTGACCTTCATATTCCTTGAGTGATTTTGACATGCTTCTGTTTTCACAAATCAAAGAAACTAAATCCTCATCCTCCAACATTGAACCCTTATTATCAAGAATGTCTAACCATCTATTCGAAACAGCTGCAACTGATGCATAGCATTCTTCCAAGGTTTTACCATCCAagaaaactttgaaaatatcaCTTTGGAAATTTTTGATCAACTGCAATTCACCACGTCTCTTCAGTTCAAAACCTTTAAGTTCAGCCAATGAACCATCCTCATTAAAAACAgcatatctttttttaataCCTTTACCTTCTTCCTTCGAAGTTGGCAGAATCATAGCTTTATAAGGACCATCAACTTCAAAAAAGATGGTATTTTCGCTATGAGTTTCATATTTATGTTTTACTGGATCTACTAAttcttgatattgatgGTTGGTAAACTTTTGATGAACCCTGTAATTTAACATAGAGCATGGATAAGACACAAATAATTTCTTGCCATTTTCAAGTTTCAGGAAAAAGTTTTCAGGAAATGATTTTGGTAAGATACACCAAATACCATCGGTATCTAACTCTAAGGGTCTACCCACACGCTCAACAAGCGCTCTAGCCATCTGAATAATAGTTGCACCCGTTAAACATGTAATACCAGCCATTTCCATCGAATACCAACGCGAACCCTTTCTCATGACATAACCGTAAAACGAGTTCAAAATAACTTTATGAGCTAATTGAAGGGAGTCATATAAAACAACCATTTTATTAGCTTCATCCTTCCCATGTTTATCATTTCTATCAATACTGGACATTTTCCCTTTCCATTTCTTTGCTAAACCTTTGAACTCATAACGTCTGTCACGGAACGATTTCACTGTATTAACATAAAATGGGTTTTCTCTTTGACAAACAATAGCTTCtctttcaacaatttctgATACTTTTATTCTATGGTAGACTTTTTTGGAATATTCTGTTAGACGTTTTTTAATATGTGCCACTTGTTCTGAATAACTAAGTTCATCAAAGGTTAAGTATGGCTTTTTGGAGAACTTATTTTTATTAGGAAATGTTTCATTTTGGAGAGCTCTTTTAATCATATTGTATTCATCAGATTTAGCAGGATAAAATTCACCTCTCCATGCCCATTTTAGCCGCCGAGCACAACTTTTACCTGGCCTGTTGAAATCACAACTAGCACAATCCTTTTCAGTTTTTATACTATCGGGTTGTAATCTATTTGTGGTCATAATGTTAGGATACATCGATGCAACATCAACATGGTAAATAAGCGGTTTTTCATGTCgcttattattttcttttagttCCAAGAGCTGTTCCTTTATTTGCTCCTTTATTTCTTCGAAATTTGTGACATCTTCCATCTTGGCTTTATTTTCTACTTCAACGGCAAATTTCAATGCATGAGGTAGATCTTCTATTAGCTCATCTATGGCTGATGTGTCAATCTTGAATTCTGTTGCCAGATCACTTCTAAATACACCGGCCTCTAAAGACTCCACATGGCCACCAACATATGTTTCTGATTCCAGCAAGTGTCCATCGTAAAATCTTTCTAGCGGATCAGTATGCTTGTTTGGTAATAATATGTTACCTTGATAGGCTTGGACCATTAATAACATTTCACAAAGAGTACCTGTACCCTTTCTTAAAACTTCGTCTGGATTTAATGGAATAATTGTACATAGAGAAAAGATGAATGGATGCACATACTTCATATACAGGTAGTATGTTGCAACCGCATCAGAAACCGAATATTCTGATAATTGTTGTGGTCTTTCGTAAGCATATGGGGTCATTAATTCTGGATCAAGTTCAATAGGATTGTAACCAAGTTTTGCTTGAGTCACAGCCTTCAAACCTTGAGATCCTTGAGGTAAATACGAATCACGCTTTACCCAACGGAAACAATCCATATGAACACAATAAGATGACTTATATTCTCCTTCTGAATCTGGAGCAAaaccaatttcttcaaacaTATCTAGACCTCTAACAGATGCTCTTTTCTCTATAAAAGGCCAATCAAAGAAGTCACCGTTGAATGTTGATATCACGGTTGGTCTTACATCTCTTATATGCTCAAAAAATCTTTGCAAAACTGCA
The Nakaseomyces glabratus chromosome J, complete sequence genome window above contains:
- the ATX1 gene encoding copper metallochaperone ATX1 (CAGL0J07980g~Ortholog(s) have copper chaperone activity and role in cellular copper ion homeostasis, cellular iron ion homeostasis, cellular response to oxidative stress, copper ion transport, regulation of iron ion transmembrane transport) is translated as MSENQNHYQFDVVMTCSGCSSAVERVLKKLEPDVSHIDISLPQQTVDVYTTLPYETILEKIKKTGKEVKSGTTL
- the LTO1 gene encoding ribosome biosynthesis protein LTO1 (CAGL0J07986g~Ortholog(s) have role in ribosomal large subunit biogenesis, translational initiation and cytoplasm, nucleus localization), whose translation is MNTDELLFLEEQFYQEGYEEGRNENLKNNLIEGKEFGLQVGFQRFVLLGQMVGMCDVLDSLQLKNNSLFKNIANVRELISSIELNNKEENVESLEKTLVKLKNKFRLILLSFQREFKHNDRKPINFDNFEDLSRAIAGEIKGFVEDEDATDAKTTQDQAQAW
- the ORC5 gene encoding origin recognition complex subunit 5 (CAGL0J08008g~Ortholog(s) have ATP binding, DNA replication origin binding activity) translates to MSKSNLVVLFRDYQLELLDSLIDVDSTLTTPNLILQGYSGTGKTLTLRKVFELKPDIINVWLDPIEVVSWKPLFQAIARSTQQRLMQKYPGLQDKEYDPMAVEEPSFLVKYLIKLFSHYKELPEKIPLYIVYDGFDSLQDLDSQILYKLLKLHELLPNDNAIVMKSIYTVRDLNFVNRYSSNAIPMVVFPRYNLDEIIKILILTRAQELVGSSFLVMQLELLDECEYTNESLEKVAVNFIQLIVQAFHSYTGNDIYALNDLIDFKWPLYLKNLDKNNILDPLALYRANVRLFITTDDSLKNDFNDTYEDYSDTAMTQTYELSNISKYLLIAAYFCSYIETKFDIGIFSKRGSKAANSKRKKKEQNPRYLQPSFFYIERLLAIFQSIYPLEIEVPKGSLAALKVDDLMKSNVEVFQNLAELFSLKLITCSSSKNLDVLGNKIKWRVNIPWEIISEIASSVSFDISEYFSGVHD
- the POL2 gene encoding DNA polymerase epsilon catalytic subunit (CAGL0J08030g~Ortholog(s) have DNA-directed DNA polymerase activity, double-stranded DNA binding, mRNA binding, single-stranded DNA 3'-5' exodeoxyribonuclease activity, single-stranded DNA binding activity) → MSTARFKRGNGQAGSLSNGYAVTAQQLLQAAKVDDIDAMMGFERYVPPQYNGRVDPDRLDQVPGRTGWLVNMHPTLISEEIASGGGSDYNPSAAGIAGVDFYFLDEEGGSFKSSITYDPYFFVTVTDDARLNDVEEFLKKYLETCLKDISTLKKEDLKLDNHLLGLQKSLIKLSFVNSNQLFEARKLLRPILAENESNKQQRNVFKHSNISNGNGMLSSNVNRFASSSVQDKKDAKQYIEDIREYDVPYHVRVSIDKDIRVGKWYKVTHEGFFVWPDKVAFADPVVLAFDIETTKAPLKFPEASVDQVMMISYMIDGDGFLITNREIISEDIEDFEYTPKPELQGHVTIFNEVDELAVLQRFFEHIRDVRPTVISTFNGDFFDWPFIEKRASVRGLDMFEEIGFAPDSEGEYKSSYCVHMDCFRWVKRDSYLPQGSQGLKAVTQAKLGYNPIELDPELMTPYAYERPQQLSEYSVSDAVATYYLYMKYVHPFIFSLCTIIPLNPDEVLRKGTGTLCEMLLMVQAYQGNILLPNKHTDPLERFYDGHLLESETYVGGHVESLEAGVFRSDLATEFKIDTSAIDELIEDLPHALKFAVEVENKAKMEDVTNFEEIKEQIKEQLLELKENNKRHEKPLIYHVDVASMYPNIMTTNRLQPDSIKTEKDCASCDFNRPGKSCARRLKWAWRGEFYPAKSDEYNMIKRALQNETFPNKNKFSKKPYLTFDELSYSEQVAHIKKRLTEYSKKVYHRIKVSEIVEREAIVCQRENPFYVNTVKSFRDRRYEFKGLAKKWKGKMSSIDRNDKHGKDEANKMVVLYDSLQLAHKVILNSFYGYVMRKGSRWYSMEMAGITCLTGATIIQMARALVERVGRPLELDTDGIWCILPKSFPENFFLKLENGKKLFVSYPCSMLNYRVHQKFTNHQYQELVDPVKHKYETHSENTIFFEVDGPYKAMILPTSKEEGKGIKKRYAVFNEDGSLAELKGFELKRRGELQLIKNFQSDIFKVFLDGKTLEECYASVAAVSNRWLDILDNKGSMLEDEDLVSLICENRSMSKSLKEYEGQKSTSITTAKRLGEFLGEDMVKDKGLQCKYIISSKPHGAPVTERAIPVAIFSSDINVKRSFLRRWTMDHSLDNFDIRTILDWGYYRERLASVIQKIITIPAALQNVPNPVPRVEHPDWLKRRIAVKEDKFKQSKLERFLSKSSQEPQNRRIKDIEELFHEDDDIKRIKLAKVTSRNKNKRNRDVQKNDEESLVLPATMPSMEEDYVSWLSYQKIKWKIQRRDRIRRTQLFGKSGETNSRSVLGSMIRKQAEMFANGSWEVLQYRDNYEAGAVDAYVIINGKVQVLKIYVPRTLYINFKTDSVPLKKIKNCEVERSNAILPNDARINNDSASPLFKLTLSEQVYLDELEDSGSVLNDESVLGIYESHISPAQKALMDLGTTISFKSKKVGSLGKSLQDGFHLKDLTSVGNDRYLSHFDLNVCYLLHIDTNIDYEFFVIFRSWENKLSIFVKKPSNNAQELLESTIIGIFKEQYHKRKDRITKFNKYINLSDNVDMNSNHYTDKKKLFKAINQEFAMIKEQKGQQVLLLMQSPFPSLIKKNIRYSTQIPIIELSMNILALPQLNWQNVMINKLCSYIISTSYWVSHLVSLSQHSNVPICNINLEKMDFVIDVIYARRLKLDNIILWWNEQSPLPDHGGMENDFDQNTSWIMNDLDFPNINVPDVYDNVVLEVSIENLVVNTILCSTLINEAEGSDLVDMNTVDVSDKPVGNNQGIVQDSFSHDALAVLKSLLKEWWDRALEKNITADLLVNSLVSWVYSTDSKLFDGSLRYHIHNLTKKSLFQLMNEFNELGSFIVSADRNRLLIKTNKISPETCYAYSHYMIKSIRSNPMFTYLDLNIERYWDLLIWMDKYNFSGLSCSQIEEREKQDYTAYSNWQIKYYLPRIYQSEFEDWAMIILDSMVKTKRAFLESSYGTQRATQIVTGLTPQSDTEDISPLSSFSKEIGKPLLQRVNKLFRNQREFILDPGFSEDYAFPILPGSHIKMDDPLLEFIKSLFQILLLSKSTTLEVRQLRKEVLKFLEIREFAKEAEFQNPSDSLVINGILCEYCSYVSDLDLCRDGLDGKFQCPRCDKSINDSLLQEHMIQNLAIEYQTYITQDLRCEKCHTVKRDLMSTNCNCSGNWVCTTKPEKLSNIVKIYKQVAEFYNYSLVKNALESLY